The following are encoded in a window of Deltaproteobacteria bacterium genomic DNA:
- a CDS encoding SDR family oxidoreductase, which translates to MARGLEEKFGLDGKVAAVTGGGMGIGRQVCLTLAQAGAAVAVQDLDGAEAEKVASEIRRDGGRALAVAGDITETATIENMLGRTRAELGRLDILVNNAGIYPFHSFLELPAELWDKVLGTNLRAVFLCTQLGGRVMAELGNGGCVVNLASVQAFKPTNPGVAHYDTSKAAVVMLTKAAALELAQHRIRVVAVAPGVIETPGTRPLIASPMSEILSRVPLGRVGQPQDIADAVLFLASPAAAFITGETLVVDGGFLLV; encoded by the coding sequence ATGGCCAGGGGATTGGAAGAGAAGTTTGGACTCGACGGCAAAGTCGCCGCTGTCACCGGCGGTGGCATGGGCATCGGCCGGCAGGTTTGCCTGACGCTGGCGCAAGCCGGCGCCGCGGTGGCGGTGCAGGACCTCGACGGGGCCGAGGCCGAGAAGGTGGCGAGCGAGATTCGCCGCGACGGCGGCCGGGCGCTCGCCGTGGCCGGCGACATTACCGAAACGGCAACGATCGAAAACATGCTCGGGCGCACGCGCGCTGAGCTGGGCCGGCTCGACATCCTGGTCAATAACGCCGGCATCTACCCGTTCCACAGCTTCCTCGAGCTGCCGGCCGAGCTGTGGGACAAGGTGCTCGGCACTAATCTGCGCGCGGTGTTCCTGTGCACCCAGTTGGGTGGCCGGGTGATGGCCGAGCTCGGCAACGGCGGCTGTGTCGTCAACCTCGCCTCGGTGCAGGCCTTCAAGCCGACCAACCCCGGCGTGGCGCACTACGACACCAGCAAGGCGGCGGTGGTGATGCTGACGAAAGCCGCCGCCCTGGAGCTGGCACAGCACAGGATCAGAGTGGTCGCGGTCGCCCCCGGCGTAATTGAGACGCCGGGCACCCGCCCGCTCATCGCCAGCCCGATGAGCGAGATCTTGAGCCGCGTACCGCTGGGCCGCGTGGGTCAGCCCCAGGACATTGCCGATGCGGTCCTTTTCCTCGCCAGCCCGGCCGCCGCGTTCATCACCGGCGAGACCCTGGTGGTCGACGGGGGATTTCTGCTGGTGTGA
- a CDS encoding universal stress protein, which yields MVKGFKRIMLPIDFSVHCDQAGPYAAWFAEMSQGTVHLVHVIGNPADPLYEPEQVPHWTMVEHAEKKAQELIEKAAQECLPANCPRQFHILHGDPYEKLIEAAAGIEPDLIVMSTHGRGGVVHLVMGSVAEKVVRHASCPVFVIHRETDTQ from the coding sequence ATGGTGAAGGGATTCAAGCGCATCATGCTTCCGATCGATTTTTCGGTCCATTGCGATCAGGCGGGGCCATATGCCGCGTGGTTCGCCGAGATGTCACAGGGGACCGTGCATTTGGTGCACGTCATCGGCAACCCCGCTGATCCGCTCTACGAGCCCGAGCAGGTGCCCCACTGGACCATGGTCGAGCACGCGGAAAAGAAGGCGCAGGAGCTGATCGAGAAGGCGGCGCAGGAATGCCTGCCGGCAAACTGCCCGCGCCAGTTCCATATCCTGCACGGCGACCCCTACGAGAAGCTGATCGAGGCCGCCGCCGGCATCGAACCCGACCTGATCGTTATGTCCACTCATGGCCGCGGCGGCGTCGTCCATCTGGTCATGGGTAGCGTCGCCGAAAAGGTCGTGCGCCACGCCAGCTGCCCGGTCTTCGTCATCCATCGCGAAACCGACACACAGTGA